Proteins encoded within one genomic window of Deltaproteobacteria bacterium:
- a CDS encoding lipoate--protein ligase family protein, with protein MQTWRLITFRRFNAYENMAIDEAMLRSCRAAHMQPTLRLYGWEAPAVSIGYFQDTHREVNGAYCRDHDISIVRRPTGGKAVLHGQDLTYSVVAGSDTMPFSTSIMETYRVVSRCLVGGLARAGVTAWMVDENECAGSLYKKKPCCFSRPLRHEITVNGRKICGSAQMRIRDAFLQHGSLLMDVDPAAICRAIGTGNAVESREIEKLRRSVTSIRECAGDGLPLSMLCRCVTEGFEEGLSIRFAEGGLTDEEEQLAAKLLEGKYKTEQWNMEGRVIENGPDDDH; from the coding sequence GTGCAGACCTGGAGGCTCATTACCTTTCGACGGTTCAATGCCTATGAGAACATGGCCATCGATGAGGCGATGTTGCGCTCTTGCCGGGCCGCACATATGCAGCCCACCCTTCGTTTGTACGGCTGGGAAGCCCCGGCCGTTTCGATCGGTTATTTTCAGGATACGCACCGGGAAGTGAACGGTGCCTATTGTCGCGATCATGATATTTCCATAGTCAGAAGACCAACGGGAGGCAAGGCGGTGCTGCACGGTCAGGATCTGACCTATTCCGTTGTTGCCGGCAGTGATACCATGCCCTTTTCCACAAGCATCATGGAGACATACCGTGTCGTCAGCCGATGTCTCGTCGGGGGGCTCGCCAGGGCGGGCGTCACGGCATGGATGGTCGATGAAAATGAATGTGCCGGTTCTCTCTATAAGAAAAAACCCTGCTGTTTCTCGCGTCCCCTGCGCCACGAGATAACAGTCAACGGGCGTAAAATATGCGGAAGCGCCCAGATGCGGATCAGGGATGCCTTTCTCCAGCACGGCTCCCTCCTCATGGACGTCGATCCCGCAGCGATCTGCCGGGCCATCGGTACGGGAAACGCCGTCGAGAGTCGGGAGATAGAAAAACTGCGGCGATCGGTCACGTCGATCAGGGAATGTGCCGGTGACGGCCTCCCCCTGAGCATGCTGTGCCGGTGCGTCACGGAGGGATTTGAGGAAGGGCTGTCGATTCGATTTGCTGAAGGAGGTCTTACCGATGAAGAGGAGCAATTGGCTGCGAAACTCCTGGAAGGAAAATACAAAACGGAACAATGGAACATGGAAGGCCGGGTGATTGAAAATGGACCTGACGACGATCATTAA
- the hisC gene encoding histidinol-phosphate transaminase yields MDLTTIIKHQILGQEAYEIEERTGRIKLDANENPHLIPDGLKQKFLERLAEIELHRYPVPGSPELRRKFAEKLHVHESMVMIGNGSDELIFALVTAMRVSSSGGVVIPVPTFGMYRIASLNTGHRVMEVPLDDRFDLDVDAMMREISEDAPAMIFLSYPNNPTGNCFSPDRMEKILRSFPGIVVVDEAYYPFAERTFLSFLDEFRNLVILRSLSKIGFAALRLGILIADPVLVRELNKIRLPYNINSFSQAAAAFYLEHEDDFQEQVEWIIKERQWLWEQLQAILGIRPYRSDANFILFSCFKNKDSVYEKLVDHGIIIKNFGSSGLLRDCFRVTVGTESENREFIDALKGALEQ; encoded by the coding sequence ATGGACCTGACGACGATCATTAAACATCAGATACTGGGGCAGGAGGCCTATGAGATCGAGGAGCGAACAGGACGTATCAAGCTCGACGCGAACGAAAATCCCCATCTCATTCCTGACGGATTGAAACAGAAATTTCTCGAGCGTCTTGCGGAAATTGAACTCCACCGCTATCCGGTTCCCGGTTCACCTGAGCTGCGGCGTAAATTTGCTGAGAAGCTGCATGTCCATGAGTCGATGGTAATGATCGGAAACGGGTCGGACGAACTCATCTTCGCCCTGGTAACAGCTATGAGGGTCTCGTCCTCGGGAGGTGTCGTTATTCCCGTTCCGACATTTGGCATGTACCGGATTGCCTCATTGAATACAGGACACAGGGTCATGGAGGTCCCTCTTGACGACCGGTTCGATCTTGATGTGGACGCCATGATGAGGGAAATTTCCGAGGATGCCCCCGCCATGATCTTTTTGAGCTATCCGAATAATCCCACAGGGAATTGCTTCAGCCCTGACAGGATGGAGAAAATACTTCGTTCCTTTCCCGGGATCGTCGTCGTTGACGAAGCGTACTATCCCTTTGCGGAAAGGACGTTCCTCTCCTTTCTCGATGAGTTCAGGAACCTGGTCATTCTGAGAAGTCTTTCAAAGATCGGTTTTGCCGCGTTGCGGCTCGGTATCCTGATCGCCGATCCTGTTCTGGTCCGTGAGTTGAACAAGATCCGCCTTCCCTATAATATCAATTCCTTTTCTCAGGCCGCGGCCGCGTTCTACCTTGAACATGAAGATGATTTCCAGGAGCAGGTCGAATGGATAATAAAGGAACGGCAATGGCTGTGGGAACAGCTGCAGGCGATCCTGGGCATACGGCCCTACCGGAGCGATGCGAACTTCATCCTTTTTAGTTGTTTTAAGAATAAAGATAGTGTATACGAAAAACTCGTTGATCACGGTATCATCATAAAAAATTTCGGTTCTTCCGGGCTCCTTCGGGATTGTTTCCGGGTCACCGTCGGGACCGAGAGTGAAAATAGGGAATTTATCGATGCGCTGAAAGGCGCACTCGAGCAGTAA
- a CDS encoding 30S ribosomal protein S21, producing MEVKVIDNDVEKALKILKNKLSKNGFFKELKLRRAYEKPSVKRKRKALEARRRMAKAARRRRYS from the coding sequence TTGGAAGTAAAAGTCATAGACAATGATGTGGAAAAGGCACTGAAGATTCTGAAGAACAAGCTCTCGAAGAATGGTTTCTTCAAGGAACTCAAACTGCGGAGAGCCTACGAGAAGCCTTCGGTAAAGAGAAAAAGAAAAGCCCTTGAAGCCAGAAGACGGATGGCAAAAGCCGCCCGCCGCCGGCGGTATTCCTGA